The Kogia breviceps isolate mKogBre1 chromosome 16, mKogBre1 haplotype 1, whole genome shotgun sequence genome window below encodes:
- the CYSLTR2 gene encoding cysteinyl leukotriene receptor 2 codes for MERRPVSLPLSISISEMDPNGNFSNHNSSRNCTIETFKREFYPIVYLVIFIWGVLGNGFSIYVFLQPYKKSTSVNVFMLNLAISDLLFTTTLPFRVDYYLRGSNWIFGDLTCRIMSFSMYVNMYSSIYFLTVLSVVRFLATVHPFRLLHATGVKNAWILCGVIWIFIMASSTVLLKTGSELKGNVTSCLELNSNKVTKLKTMNYVALVLGFLLPFCTLSICYLLIIRALLKAEVPESGLRLSHRKALTTIIITLIIFLLCFLPYHILRTLHLVEWKVDKCKESLHKAVAITLALAAANSCFNPLLYYFAGENFKDRLKSALRKYHSQQTKCSFPVCACLWLKKETRV; via the coding sequence ATGGAGAGAAGACCAGTGTCCTTACCTCTGTCCATCTCCATATCAGAAATGGACCCCAATGGCAACTTCAGCAATCACAATAGCAGCAGGAACTGTACAATTGAAACCTTCAAGAGAGAATTTTACCCCATCGTGTACCTGGTAATATTCATCTGGGGAGTCTTGGGAAATGGCTTTTCCATATATGTTTTCCTGCAACCTTATAAGAAGTCCACATCTGTGAACGTTTTCATGCTAAATCTGGCCATTTCCGATCTCTTGTTCACAACCACGCTGCCCTTCAGGGTTGACTATTATCTCAGAGGCTCCAATTGGATATTTGGGGACCTAACCTGCAGAATTATGTCTTTTTCTATGTACGTCAACATGTACAGCAGCATTTATTTCCTGACTGTGTTGAGCGTTGTGCGTTTCCTGGCAACTGTTCACCCCTTCCGGCTCCTTCATGCCACCGGCGTCAAAAATGCCTGGATTTTATGTGGGGTCATATGGATCTTTATCATGGCTTCCTCAACAGTGCTTCTGAAAACTGGCTCTGAGCTGAAGGGCAATGTCACGTCGTGCTTGGAGCTGAATTCTAATAAAGTTACTAAACTGAAGACCATGAACTACGTTGCCTTGGTGCTGGGCTTTCTGCTGCCATTCTGCACGCTCAGCATCTGTTACCTGCTGATCATTCGAGCTTTGTTAAAGGCGGAGGTCCCAGAATCAGGGCTGCGTCTTTCTCACAGGAAAGCGCTAACCACCATCATCATTACCTTGATCATCttcctcctgtgtttcctgccctATCACATACTGAGAACCCTCCACTTAGTCGAGTGGAAGGTGGATAAATGCAAAGAGAGTCTGCATAAAGCTGTGGCCATCACACTGGCTTTGGCAGCGGCCAACAGCTGCTTCAACCCTTTGCTCTATTACTTTGCTGGTGAGAATTTTAAGGACAGACTAAAGTCTGCACTCAGGAAGTATCATTCACAACAAACAAAGTGCAGCTTTcctgtgtgtgcgtgtctgtggttaaaaaaggaaacaagagtGTAA